One stretch of Verrucomicrobiia bacterium DNA includes these proteins:
- a CDS encoding cold-shock protein: MASGKVKWFDNQKGFGFIAQDTGQDVFVHFSSIQQKGFRTLFEGDDVVFDVITSDRGLKAQNVQKIRVH; this comes from the coding sequence ATGGCCAGTGGAAAAGTGAAATGGTTCGATAACCAGAAGGGCTTTGGCTTCATCGCTCAGGATACGGGGCAGGACGTGTTTGTGCACTTCAGCTCCATTCAACAAAAGGGGTTTCGCACGCTGTTCGAGGGAGATGACGTTGTGTTTGACGTGATCACCAGCGATCGCGGGTTGAAGGCCCAGAATGTTCAGAAGATTCGGGTTCACTGA
- the hemW gene encoding radical SAM family heme chaperone HemW, with translation MPILRHSIASLYVHVPFCAQKCSYCAFFSEASSGELINRYVAALIRELEIVADDLRPRTIFFGGGTPSLLNLQQWESVLRAMERLNLNRPAEWTVECNPATVSLDKAKLLRDFGVNRISMGVQSLDEDLLDRLGRVHSRAMVFKSFEILRKAGFDNINLDLMFAIPTQTMAAWKSTLDEAIAMQSEHLSTYEVIYEEDTPLFHQLQAGKVDVNEDLACDMYEELLAHCTHAGFVQYEVANFAKDVASERASDTPDVPSRACQHNVNYWRGGSFHGLGPSATGYVEGVRTKNWSNTQLYCEQLEKGKRAIESTETLEPLARAGETAAFGLRMVAGWPFAEFEKTTGHDLRQHWAGDMSGLVEQGWGTLAPDRFQLTSTGLRFADAAAEKFLR, from the coding sequence GTGCCGATTTTGCGCCACTCCATTGCGAGCCTCTATGTACACGTGCCCTTCTGCGCGCAGAAGTGCTCGTATTGCGCGTTTTTCTCTGAAGCGTCCTCGGGTGAGCTCATCAATCGCTACGTTGCGGCGCTGATCCGCGAACTTGAAATCGTTGCGGACGACTTGCGGCCGCGCACGATTTTCTTCGGCGGAGGTACTCCGTCGCTCCTGAACCTGCAACAATGGGAATCGGTGCTGCGGGCAATGGAACGCCTGAATCTCAATCGCCCGGCAGAGTGGACCGTCGAATGCAATCCCGCCACGGTGTCGCTCGACAAGGCGAAGCTGCTCCGCGATTTCGGGGTCAATCGCATATCGATGGGAGTGCAGTCACTGGACGAGGATCTGCTGGATCGGCTGGGGCGTGTGCACAGCCGCGCGATGGTTTTCAAGTCATTCGAGATCCTGCGGAAGGCGGGCTTCGACAACATCAACCTGGACCTGATGTTCGCCATTCCCACGCAGACGATGGCTGCATGGAAGTCGACGCTCGATGAAGCCATCGCCATGCAGAGCGAGCATCTTTCCACGTATGAAGTGATTTATGAGGAAGACACCCCGCTCTTTCATCAGTTGCAGGCAGGAAAAGTGGACGTGAATGAAGACCTTGCCTGCGACATGTATGAGGAATTGCTGGCGCACTGCACCCACGCTGGATTCGTTCAGTACGAAGTGGCGAACTTTGCCAAAGATGTGGCGTCCGAGCGCGCCTCCGACACTCCTGACGTTCCAAGCCGCGCGTGCCAGCACAATGTAAATTACTGGCGCGGCGGATCATTTCACGGTCTCGGACCGAGCGCGACCGGTTATGTCGAGGGCGTGCGAACGAAGAACTGGTCGAACACGCAGCTTTATTGCGAGCAGTTGGAAAAGGGCAAACGGGCGATTGAGTCCACAGAGACGCTGGAGCCGCTTGCTCGCGCGGGTGAGACGGCCGCGTTCGGCTTGCGCATGGTGGCGGGCTGGCCCTTTGCTGAGTTCGAGAAAACCACGGGCCATGACCTTCGGCAACATTGGGCCGGCGACATGAGCGGCCTGGTGGAGCAGGGGTGGGGGACGCTCGCGCCCGATCGTTTTCAACTCACGTCCACGGGCCTGCGCTTCGCCGATGCCGCAGCTGAGAAGTTCCTGCGCTGA